One genomic window of Oceanispirochaeta sp. includes the following:
- a CDS encoding motility protein A, with amino-acid sequence KTRSSLYMDIATIGGLIGGLFLIVGSIIAAGNALSLYLDIASVIIVIFGSFAAMIVANPMQRALGFSKFLNVALNVQVYNKEAIITQLVSFADNARKEGLLSLDDALNDVDDNFLRGGLRLVVDGTDPDVIKKILYGNVSMIDARHQDGISFFGNWAKIAPAFGMIGTLLGLIGMMANLEDTASIGPNMAVALITTLYGSIFANLVLMPIQFKLDDRNKEELLVKEIMVQGILSIQSGDNPRILEDKLYTYLPPTERPQKSSGGE; translated from the coding sequence AAAACGAGGAGTAGTCTTTATATGGATATAGCAACGATTGGTGGATTGATCGGTGGACTTTTTCTTATCGTCGGATCGATTATAGCCGCTGGAAATGCCCTGTCTCTCTATTTGGATATTGCCTCAGTTATTATTGTTATTTTTGGATCTTTTGCCGCCATGATTGTGGCAAATCCTATGCAGCGGGCTTTAGGTTTTTCCAAATTCTTGAATGTTGCCCTGAATGTGCAGGTCTATAACAAGGAAGCTATTATCACACAGCTGGTAAGCTTTGCAGATAATGCCCGGAAAGAGGGACTTTTATCCCTGGATGATGCCCTCAACGATGTGGATGATAATTTTCTGCGGGGAGGCCTCCGCCTGGTTGTAGACGGTACGGACCCGGATGTCATCAAGAAAATACTCTACGGAAATGTTTCCATGATCGATGCCCGTCATCAGGACGGGATTAGTTTTTTTGGAAACTGGGCAAAGATTGCCCCCGCTTTCGGAATGATCGGAACCCTTCTGGGGCTTATCGGTATGATGGCTAATCTGGAAGATACAGCCTCCATCGGTCCGAATATGGCGGTTGCCCTTATTACGACCCTATACGGTTCTATTTTTGCCAACCTTGTACTCATGCCCATTCAGTTCAAGCTGGATGATAGAAATAAAGAAGAACTGCTGGTGAAGGAAATCATGGTTCAGGGAATCCTGTCCATTCAATCCGGTGACAACCCCCGTATTCTGGAAGACAAGCTCTATACCTATCTGCCGCCTACTGAACGTCCCCAGAAGAGCAGCGGAGGGGAATAG
- the motB gene encoding flagellar motor protein MotB, which yields MDDDERKKCPKCEDGAAEWMLTYGDMVTLLLCFFVILMNPETIEGARMELIMVSFNGLGPLQGGNTLDVGELAELGNNIMAMPSTKRARGLDKARQTAVSMFKPEVKSKQVRVTEDERGLVITLASDAFFRPASADVDIESTREILQKLSGLLSSEALEDRKFRIEGHTDASPTDPDGPWPSNWELSSARSANVLHYLVDMGVDEAQFQIAGMSDTVPLVSDDTPEGRAYNRRVDVIVLADAHE from the coding sequence ATGGATGATGATGAAAGGAAAAAATGTCCAAAGTGTGAAGATGGGGCCGCAGAATGGATGCTCACCTATGGTGACATGGTGACTCTGCTGCTCTGTTTCTTTGTTATTCTTATGAATCCGGAAACCATTGAAGGGGCTCGTATGGAGCTGATCATGGTTTCCTTTAATGGTTTAGGGCCATTGCAGGGTGGAAACACCCTGGATGTGGGTGAACTGGCTGAGTTGGGAAATAATATCATGGCCATGCCCTCCACCAAGAGAGCCCGAGGGCTGGACAAGGCGCGTCAGACGGCCGTGTCCATGTTTAAACCCGAGGTCAAGAGCAAGCAGGTGAGGGTGACAGAGGATGAACGGGGTCTGGTGATTACTCTGGCTTCTGATGCCTTTTTCAGACCTGCCAGTGCTGACGTGGATATCGAAAGTACTCGAGAAATTCTGCAGAAACTTTCGGGATTATTATCTTCTGAGGCTCTGGAGGACAGGAAGTTCAGGATTGAAGGTCATACCGATGCCAGTCCGACGGATCCCGATGGTCCCTGGCCCAGCAACTGGGAGCTTTCTTCGGCACGTTCAGCCAATGTTCTGCATTACCTTGTTGACATGGGTGTGGATGAGGCTCAGTTCCAGATTGCAGGAATGTCTGACACGGTTCCCCTGGTTTCAGATGATACGCCCGAAGGCCGGGCCTACAACCGGAGAGTGGATGTTATTGTGTTGGCAGATGCACATGAGTGA
- a CDS encoding flagellar basal body-associated FliL family protein, whose translation MADDDIELGNALDAGSPDDVGEAKKKRFVSDRLARMLVYVASGIIAILLTVTISVVTFRVLDQGSVNRSFAEVSQAYESIPEPYSYYTLIPQIRGVTRDQSPNSIIVKVDIGYNEGDTQVQTELVARTAQLTDIIRNYFSQKTAAELAPEREHIIKTELKDLVNRVLSQGKVQDIIFPELQVYEF comes from the coding sequence ATGGCTGATGATGACATAGAACTAGGAAATGCGCTCGATGCAGGATCCCCCGACGATGTGGGTGAGGCTAAGAAAAAACGTTTTGTCTCCGATAGACTCGCCAGAATGCTGGTGTATGTCGCATCCGGAATTATTGCAATTCTTTTAACCGTCACAATCAGTGTTGTGACCTTCCGGGTATTAGATCAGGGTAGTGTTAACAGGAGTTTTGCCGAGGTTTCACAGGCTTATGAATCCATTCCCGAACCCTATTCTTATTATACTCTGATTCCACAGATCAGAGGTGTTACCCGGGATCAGTCCCCCAATTCTATCATTGTCAAGGTAGACATCGGCTACAATGAAGGGGATACTCAGGTTCAAACAGAACTTGTAGCCAGAACAGCGCAGTTGACTGATATTATTAGAAATTACTTCAGCCAGAAAACTGCTGCCGAACTGGCTCCGGAAAGGGAGCATATTATTAAAACTGAACTAAAAGACCTGGTGAACAGAGTTCTCAGTCAGGGTAAAGTTCAAGATATTATTTTTCCCGAATTGCAAGTATATGAATTCTGA
- the fliM gene encoding flagellar motor switch protein FliM has product MTEVLSQDEIDQLLTAISSGDTEPEEAQQVTERKNIRIWDFRRPDKFSKEQIRTVSFMHETFARLTTTSLSAQLRSLVNVHVASVDQLTYEEFIRSIPSPTALAVINMDPLKGSAILEIDPAVTFSIIDRLFGGTGEGSKINRELSEIERSVMESIIVRILGNMREAWSQVIDLRPRLGQIETNPQFAQIVPPTEMVVLVTLETKVEDVEGMMNFCIPYLTIEPIISKLSAQYYYSSIRRGTTTENLNILRERLAGINVSMVAEVGSIQLTMRDILSIKKGDVIRLSNTNLNDPMVLKIGNRPKFDCRPGVAGNKIAVQVTRKIEDVDQTDFEELAVEGDEE; this is encoded by the coding sequence ATGACAGAAGTTCTGTCACAAGATGAAATAGATCAGCTCCTGACCGCCATCTCTTCGGGAGACACAGAACCGGAAGAGGCACAGCAGGTAACAGAGCGGAAAAATATAAGAATCTGGGACTTCAGACGTCCGGATAAATTCTCAAAAGAACAGATACGTACGGTCTCATTTATGCATGAGACCTTTGCGCGTTTAACGACAACTTCACTTTCTGCACAGCTGCGGAGTCTGGTGAACGTTCATGTGGCTTCTGTTGATCAGTTGACCTATGAGGAATTTATCCGTTCCATTCCCTCTCCCACAGCTCTGGCCGTTATTAATATGGACCCCTTGAAAGGGTCTGCCATTCTTGAGATTGACCCGGCGGTTACCTTTTCCATCATCGACCGCCTCTTCGGTGGTACCGGTGAAGGCTCCAAAATCAACAGGGAACTCTCTGAAATTGAGCGTTCAGTTATGGAATCTATCATTGTCAGGATTTTAGGAAATATGCGGGAAGCCTGGAGTCAGGTGATTGACCTCAGACCCCGTCTTGGTCAGATTGAGACTAATCCTCAGTTTGCCCAGATTGTCCCTCCGACGGAAATGGTCGTCCTTGTCACACTGGAAACCAAGGTTGAGGATGTAGAAGGGATGATGAACTTCTGTATTCCCTACCTGACAATCGAGCCCATTATTTCAAAATTATCGGCCCAGTATTATTACTCCTCCATCAGAAGAGGAACAACAACAGAAAATCTGAATATACTAAGGGAACGTCTGGCAGGTATCAATGTTTCCATGGTGGCTGAGGTCGGCAGTATCCAGCTGACCATGAGAGATATTCTCTCCATTAAAAAGGGTGATGTCATTCGCCTGTCCAATACCAATCTGAATGATCCTATGGTTCTGAAAATTGGTAATCGCCCTAAATTTGACTGCCGTCCTGGTGTTGCAGGCAATAAAATTGCCGTTCAGGTCACCAGAAAAATAGAAGATGTAGATCAGACGGACTTTGAAGAACTGGCCGTTGAAGGAGATGAAGAATGA
- the fliY gene encoding flagellar motor switch phosphatase FliY, translated as MSDGSLSQDEIDALLMGNDSLGGMDASSGEAPAGGLSSSELDVLNGLFAKVVVNLSSTLSGLMSTPVKVKVPVIESLSRSELMATLSDEVVEVKMDFNQGLSGGHAFVFTPGNAVKIAGPMIGQSEVELDGTAISAVGEAVSQLTGSEVTTMGESVGSNLMTISPESQKIAKGLLSPGGDFLVKISYPVEIEGQGTLEMVEIFESSVASNLASMLGASSDASAGNPMGGMGMPDPMQQMGNQMGNQMGNQMGNQMGNQMGNQMGNQMGNQMGNQMGNQMGNQMGNQMGGMQQQMNPYMQQSPPPNVQGVQFPEFGANISPSEQRNIGLLMDVSMELTVELGRTKWQIKDILGIGEGTIIELDKLAGEPVDILVNNNLIAKGEVVVIDENFGVRVTDIVSNLDRVGEN; from the coding sequence ATGAGTGATGGTTCCCTCTCTCAAGATGAAATTGATGCTTTATTAATGGGCAATGACTCTTTGGGCGGTATGGATGCTTCTTCAGGGGAAGCTCCGGCTGGAGGGTTGAGTTCGTCCGAGCTGGATGTTCTCAATGGTCTGTTTGCCAAGGTTGTGGTGAATCTCAGCTCTACATTGAGCGGGCTTATGTCCACTCCTGTTAAAGTAAAAGTCCCGGTCATTGAAAGTCTTTCAAGATCCGAATTGATGGCAACCCTGTCGGATGAAGTGGTCGAAGTAAAGATGGATTTCAATCAGGGTCTCAGTGGTGGGCATGCCTTTGTTTTCACTCCCGGGAATGCTGTTAAAATTGCCGGTCCCATGATAGGTCAGAGTGAAGTGGAGCTTGATGGAACGGCTATCAGTGCGGTTGGAGAAGCTGTTTCCCAACTGACCGGATCTGAAGTCACGACTATGGGCGAATCGGTAGGCTCCAATTTAATGACAATCAGTCCTGAGAGTCAGAAAATAGCCAAGGGCCTCCTGTCTCCCGGCGGAGATTTCCTTGTAAAAATCTCCTACCCCGTTGAAATAGAGGGGCAGGGTACCCTCGAGATGGTCGAAATTTTTGAATCTTCTGTTGCTTCCAACCTTGCCTCAATGCTTGGTGCTTCTTCTGATGCATCCGCCGGCAATCCTATGGGTGGAATGGGTATGCCAGATCCAATGCAGCAGATGGGAAATCAGATGGGAAATCAGATGGGAAACCAGATGGGAAACCAGATGGGAAATCAGATGGGAAACCAGATGGGAAACCAGATGGGCAACCAGATGGGTAATCAGATGGGTAATCAGATGGGTAATCAGATGGGCAACCAGATGGGTGGTATGCAGCAACAGATGAACCCTTACATGCAGCAGTCTCCGCCTCCCAACGTACAGGGTGTTCAGTTTCCCGAATTCGGTGCAAATATATCTCCTTCGGAACAGAGGAATATCGGTCTACTAATGGATGTTTCCATGGAACTGACTGTAGAACTGGGCCGTACCAAATGGCAGATTAAGGATATATTGGGTATCGGTGAAGGCACTATCATCGAATTGGATAAACTGGCGGGTGAGCCTGTGGATATTCTGGTAAATAATAACCTGATTGCAAAGGGCGAAGTCGTCGTTATCGATGAAAACTTCGGTGTTCGTGTTACTGATATTGTATCCAATCTGGATCGTGTTGGAGAGAACTGA
- a CDS encoding flagellar biosynthetic protein FliO: MAQEEGSPQENDFPVINENDLTLFDENPQAVVEDEIPSTVGFSDLVRVTLVLAAVIGVIYLLLYFLKKVSPMAESGEDHIRVLSTRHLKRDSSLHLIEVGNQIFLIGSGSSDVNLISEITDQETLDQIHLDQEAPPSQGKANFSKLLRKGLSLGSGRKIVDQSPGFLRSQRDRLKDLGDQS; this comes from the coding sequence ATGGCTCAGGAAGAAGGCAGCCCGCAGGAAAATGATTTTCCTGTTATCAATGAAAATGATCTCACTCTTTTTGACGAGAATCCTCAGGCAGTTGTCGAGGACGAAATTCCTTCAACTGTTGGGTTTTCGGATCTTGTCCGTGTCACCCTTGTGCTGGCGGCAGTCATTGGAGTCATTTACCTTCTTCTTTATTTCCTGAAAAAAGTCAGTCCCATGGCAGAAAGCGGGGAGGACCACATCAGGGTTCTGTCCACCAGGCATTTGAAACGGGATTCATCTCTCCATCTTATTGAGGTAGGGAATCAGATCTTTCTGATTGGTTCGGGGAGTTCTGACGTGAATCTAATTTCGGAAATCACCGATCAGGAGACTCTGGACCAGATTCATCTTGATCAGGAAGCCCCTCCGTCACAAGGGAAAGCCAATTTCAGTAAGCTTTTGAGAAAAGGTTTATCCTTGGGAAGCGGGCGTAAAATTGTGGATCAATCACCTGGTTTTCTTCGGTCTCAAAGAGACCGTCTTAAAGATTTGGGGGATCAGTCATGA
- the fliP gene encoding flagellar type III secretion system pore protein FliP (The bacterial flagellar biogenesis protein FliP forms a type III secretion system (T3SS)-type pore required for flagellar assembly.), with amino-acid sequence MKRILFLSLLIFLVSPLFAQEVPVPDPGETNGILDLPFVNLNIRQAQSNQEVALSIQLLLLLTTLSLAPSILILMTSFLRVSIVLDFIKRALSLQQVPPASLLMGIALFLTLFIMWPVIDQIYQESFQPFSQGEIGIEEMVTKAEGPIRYFMYRQLKESPDNIELFMSLRGLPRPETFADVPTYVVIPAFVLNELTIAFKIGILLYIPFIIIDMVVASILMSMGMIMLPPVMISMPFKLVLFVLVDGWSLLTKQLVLSFL; translated from the coding sequence ATGAAGCGAATCCTTTTTCTGTCCCTTCTGATTTTTCTGGTATCCCCGCTGTTCGCCCAGGAGGTCCCTGTTCCCGATCCGGGCGAAACCAATGGAATCCTCGATCTTCCCTTTGTCAATCTCAACATCCGTCAGGCCCAGAGTAATCAGGAAGTAGCTCTTTCCATTCAGTTGCTTCTCCTTTTGACCACTTTGTCTCTGGCGCCCTCTATTTTAATATTGATGACCTCTTTTCTGAGGGTCTCGATCGTGCTGGACTTTATCAAAAGAGCCCTTTCTCTGCAGCAGGTTCCACCGGCAAGTCTCTTGATGGGTATCGCTCTCTTTTTGACACTGTTTATCATGTGGCCCGTCATTGATCAAATCTATCAAGAGTCATTTCAGCCTTTTTCTCAAGGAGAAATCGGGATTGAAGAGATGGTTACCAAGGCCGAGGGACCCATTCGTTACTTTATGTATAGACAGCTCAAGGAATCGCCGGATAATATTGAACTCTTCATGTCGCTCCGGGGCTTACCCCGTCCTGAAACTTTTGCCGATGTGCCTACCTATGTGGTCATTCCCGCCTTTGTTCTCAATGAGTTGACCATAGCCTTCAAGATCGGGATTCTGCTGTATATTCCCTTTATCATCATTGATATGGTAGTGGCTTCTATTCTCATGTCAATGGGTATGATCATGCTTCCTCCTGTCATGATCTCCATGCCCTTTAAACTTGTGTTATTCGTTTTGGTCGACGGCTGGAGTCTGCTTACCAAACAGCTTGTTTTGAGTTTTTTATAG
- the fliQ gene encoding flagellar biosynthesis protein FliQ has protein sequence MSIGFVVALLRNSVFQTLILAAPVLLVAMVIGLVISIFQATTSIQDQSLTFVPKILAIFSTLGFLGAWMANSLINFTITIFELIPSMAG, from the coding sequence ATGTCCATAGGTTTTGTCGTGGCTCTTCTCAGGAATTCGGTATTTCAAACCCTCATTCTGGCGGCTCCTGTACTCCTGGTTGCCATGGTTATTGGTCTGGTCATTTCGATCTTTCAGGCAACAACATCCATACAGGATCAATCTCTCACCTTTGTGCCTAAAATTCTGGCTATCTTTTCAACATTGGGATTTTTAGGGGCCTGGATGGCCAATTCGCTTATAAATTTTACGATCACTATCTTTGAACTTATTCCCAGCATGGCCGGATAG
- the fliR gene encoding flagellar biosynthetic protein FliR → MFFNEMILDLQLYFLIFARIFALFMVAPVLSSTGIPAMVRGGLTLFTAIAVYPLVKTLGYVIPDTALVYAVLVISEVLTGLLIGLFLQIVFAVFQLAGQMFSIQMGFGASSAFDPLAQVEIPLVGQMFNLFGIFIFVVSGSIQKVFLIGIYRSFQAMKGDYLLTNPSFLSDSLIQALGQLFQQSLLLAFPMMGTLLMISVTMGLLAKAAPQMNLMMVGFPIQISVGFLIIMMAAPFLMEKMIMVIETGFNQIEELLRLYHFEGVSL, encoded by the coding sequence TTGTTCTTCAATGAGATGATTCTTGATCTTCAATTATACTTTCTCATATTTGCAAGAATCTTTGCTCTCTTTATGGTCGCACCGGTGCTCTCTTCAACAGGTATCCCCGCCATGGTCCGGGGAGGATTGACCCTGTTTACAGCCATCGCAGTATACCCCCTTGTGAAGACTTTAGGTTATGTCATTCCCGATACAGCACTGGTCTATGCAGTCCTTGTGATTTCTGAGGTCCTGACGGGTCTGCTTATTGGACTTTTTCTTCAGATTGTTTTTGCCGTCTTTCAACTGGCGGGACAGATGTTTTCCATTCAGATGGGTTTTGGTGCCTCCTCAGCATTTGACCCGCTGGCTCAGGTGGAGATTCCACTGGTTGGTCAGATGTTTAACCTCTTCGGTATTTTTATTTTCGTTGTCTCCGGGAGTATTCAGAAAGTCTTTCTTATCGGCATCTACAGATCCTTCCAGGCTATGAAGGGAGATTATCTGCTGACCAATCCCAGCTTTCTGAGTGACAGCCTGATTCAGGCACTGGGTCAGCTTTTTCAGCAGTCTCTTCTTCTGGCTTTTCCCATGATGGGAACTCTTCTGATGATTTCCGTCACCATGGGACTTCTGGCCAAGGCGGCTCCTCAGATGAACCTTATGATGGTGGGGTTTCCCATTCAGATCTCTGTGGGCTTTCTTATAATTATGATGGCCGCTCCTTTCTTGATGGAAAAAATGATCATGGTTATTGAGACCGGATTTAACCAGATAGAAGAGTTATTGAGGCTCTATCATTTTGAGGGAGTTTCTTTATGA
- the flhB gene encoding flagellar biosynthesis protein FlhB, whose protein sequence is MILRKKRFRISESPEPFPLALLTGVPSLAAEDLFSIHLQWFAAEDEGRTEEPTEQKIRKAREDGKVAKSTDFVAALVLLFPLLLIAILSPYMVKTMKSMLEFFLNISLQSDISQDGNIPQAFMNYYLKLTLPIMGVAFLSALLGNLFQVGFLFTTKPIQPDFSKISPNIIKWAQRVLFSSEGLFNMGKSLFKIGVIGILAWWNISRKVPEITNLVFGTVAEAAGVIGALAFRLMIEAALILLIFSLPDYFFQRQKHRESLKMTRHEIKEEMKQSDGDPMIKNRLRQKMSELLTNQMMQSVPNADVVITNPTHYAVALEYRQDSMTAPRVSAKGMDEVAQRIKTIARENDIPILENKPLARALHANVEIGDEIPEEYYSLVSGILVMIYEMTGKSVS, encoded by the coding sequence ATGATCCTCCGCAAAAAAAGGTTCCGAATAAGTGAGTCTCCTGAACCTTTTCCTCTGGCATTACTGACCGGGGTCCCTTCATTAGCTGCAGAAGATCTCTTTTCAATCCACCTTCAGTGGTTTGCCGCAGAAGATGAAGGACGGACCGAGGAACCGACAGAACAAAAGATCAGAAAGGCCAGGGAAGACGGAAAGGTTGCCAAATCGACAGACTTTGTAGCAGCCCTGGTATTGCTTTTTCCTCTTCTTCTCATCGCCATCTTGAGTCCCTATATGGTAAAAACAATGAAATCCATGCTTGAGTTCTTTTTAAATATCAGTCTGCAATCAGACATCAGCCAGGATGGTAATATTCCTCAGGCTTTTATGAACTATTATCTCAAACTCACTCTGCCTATCATGGGAGTCGCCTTTCTCTCGGCTCTGTTAGGCAACCTTTTTCAGGTAGGCTTTCTGTTTACAACCAAACCGATACAACCGGATTTTTCAAAAATTTCTCCTAATATCATCAAATGGGCTCAGAGGGTTCTGTTCTCGTCTGAAGGACTCTTCAATATGGGGAAGTCTCTTTTCAAGATAGGTGTCATCGGAATTTTAGCCTGGTGGAATATCAGCCGGAAAGTCCCTGAAATCACCAATCTGGTTTTTGGAACAGTGGCTGAAGCTGCCGGAGTTATCGGAGCACTGGCATTCCGACTGATGATAGAAGCGGCCCTCATCCTATTGATCTTTTCGTTACCCGACTATTTTTTTCAAAGGCAGAAACATCGGGAATCTCTCAAAATGACCCGCCATGAAATCAAGGAAGAAATGAAACAGTCCGACGGGGACCCCATGATCAAGAACCGGCTGCGCCAAAAGATGAGTGAACTTCTGACGAATCAGATGATGCAGAGTGTTCCTAATGCAGATGTTGTCATAACCAACCCGACTCATTATGCTGTGGCATTGGAATACAGGCAGGACAGTATGACTGCACCTCGGGTTTCGGCCAAGGGTATGGATGAGGTGGCTCAGCGTATTAAGACGATTGCCCGTGAAAATGATATACCTATATTGGAAAATAAACCCCTTGCCAGGGCACTCCATGCTAATGTGGAGATTGGTGATGAAATTCCAGAAGAATACTACAGTCTCGTTTCGGGAATACTGGTAATGATCTATGAAATGACAGGAAAAAGCGTCAGTTGA
- the flhA gene encoding flagellar biosynthesis protein FlhA, with product MAWQDNLKRLLTSDNSDLLVAMGVLAVVIMLIIPLPTIILDTLMVVNLLLSVMIILIVLYNKDPLDFSVFPTMLLITTVFSLSLNVSSTRLILTKGELFDGRIVKAFATFVVGSEGQEGLVVGLIIFIIIVAVQFMVITKGSSRVSEVAARFALDAMPGKQMAIEAELNSGSISEDESRKRKDHLQKSVDFYGAMDGASKFVSGNVKVGIVITLVNIIGGLIVGVSIHGESFGSALSTYTSLTIGDGLVSQLPSLLISVATGLVVTRSISDGTFGEDVSTQFTSQARIYGIAAGFLLLLGVLPGFPWYLLLPMGFLSAYTAWHLGRKEKRNADQADQEEQKVSTEPVEMSPVVPFDPLSLELGYGLIPLVDKDQGAELLERITRIRKESALDLGLVVPRIRIIDNMRLEPSEYCLKIKGVEVGTGVIRVDKYMAINPGGDRDVLEGESAVDPAFGLPAVWIGGDQRDRAEREGYTVVDPPSIIATHLTEIIKRHSSEILGRQEVHAMLNALKEDYPAVVDEVNKIFTLGDVQKVLQNLLKEQVSIRNLVMILEAMSDYGTVTKDIGFLTEKVRQTLGRQICLQYATDGKDLKVLTIDPAVEQSIIDARMETGNGDVAALEPDFQRAWINSVANQVRNMQESGYYPVILSSEAARPLVKSSTQRAMPDLVILSVPEVVSGINIESMGVISLAEQQV from the coding sequence GTGGCTTGGCAGGACAATTTAAAACGATTACTCACATCTGATAACAGTGATTTACTTGTTGCTATGGGTGTTTTGGCTGTAGTGATCATGCTAATAATTCCTCTTCCTACGATCATTCTGGATACCTTGATGGTTGTGAACCTGCTTTTGAGTGTCATGATTATACTCATTGTTCTGTATAATAAAGATCCTCTGGATTTTTCTGTTTTTCCAACGATGCTGCTCATTACAACGGTTTTTTCACTGTCATTGAATGTTTCCTCCACCAGGCTGATTTTGACCAAGGGGGAACTCTTTGACGGTAGAATTGTCAAAGCCTTTGCCACCTTTGTTGTTGGTTCAGAAGGGCAGGAAGGTCTTGTTGTCGGTCTTATCATATTCATCATCATCGTTGCCGTACAATTTATGGTCATTACAAAAGGATCTTCCAGAGTTTCGGAAGTGGCAGCCCGTTTTGCATTGGATGCCATGCCTGGAAAGCAGATGGCTATAGAAGCAGAGCTTAACTCCGGATCTATTTCGGAAGACGAATCCAGAAAGAGAAAGGATCATCTTCAAAAATCAGTGGATTTTTACGGAGCCATGGACGGAGCCTCAAAGTTTGTTTCCGGAAATGTGAAAGTCGGTATCGTTATCACCCTTGTCAATATCATCGGGGGACTCATCGTCGGTGTTTCCATCCATGGAGAATCCTTTGGATCAGCCCTGTCAACCTATACTTCCCTGACCATCGGCGACGGTTTAGTCTCTCAACTTCCGTCATTGCTGATTTCGGTGGCAACCGGTCTTGTGGTGACCCGGTCCATCTCTGACGGTACCTTCGGTGAGGACGTGTCCACTCAGTTTACATCTCAGGCCCGGATCTATGGTATTGCCGCAGGATTCCTCCTCCTACTCGGAGTTCTACCCGGATTTCCCTGGTACCTTCTCCTTCCCATGGGATTTCTTTCGGCATATACGGCCTGGCACCTGGGACGCAAAGAAAAACGGAACGCCGATCAGGCGGATCAGGAGGAACAGAAAGTCAGCACAGAGCCGGTGGAAATGTCTCCCGTTGTACCCTTTGATCCCCTCAGCCTGGAATTGGGATACGGTCTCATTCCTCTGGTGGATAAAGATCAGGGTGCTGAGCTTCTGGAGAGGATTACCCGCATCCGCAAAGAGTCTGCTCTCGATCTTGGTCTCGTGGTGCCCCGCATCAGGATTATAGACAACATGAGACTTGAACCTTCCGAGTACTGCCTCAAGATCAAGGGCGTGGAAGTGGGGACAGGAGTCATTCGTGTAGACAAGTATATGGCTATCAATCCAGGGGGAGACCGGGACGTTCTAGAGGGTGAGAGTGCTGTAGATCCTGCTTTTGGCCTGCCAGCCGTCTGGATAGGCGGGGATCAGCGGGATCGTGCGGAACGGGAAGGATATACAGTTGTAGATCCGCCGTCTATCATAGCCACCCATCTGACAGAAATCATAAAGCGTCATTCCTCTGAAATCCTGGGCCGTCAGGAAGTTCATGCAATGCTGAATGCTCTGAAAGAAGATTATCCGGCAGTTGTGGATGAAGTGAACAAAATATTCACTCTCGGTGATGTTCAGAAAGTACTTCAGAATCTTTTAAAAGAGCAGGTATCCATTAGGAATCTTGTCATGATCCTGGAAGCCATGAGCGACTATGGTACGGTCACAAAGGATATCGGATTCCTCACAGAAAAAGTAAGACAGACCCTTGGAAGACAGATTTGTTTACAGTATGCTACTGATGGTAAGGACCTCAAGGTTCTGACTATTGATCCTGCTGTGGAACAGAGCATCATCGATGCCCGAATGGAAACAGGAAATGGTGATGTGGCGGCTCTGGAACCTGATTTTCAGAGAGCCTGGATTAATTCAGTTGCAAACCAGGTCCGGAATATGCAGGAATCCGGCTATTACCCTGTTATCCTGAGTAGTGAAGCGGCCAGACCTCTGGTCAAATCCTCAACACAGAGAGCCATGCCCGATTTGGTCATCCTTTCTGTTCCAGAGGTCGTCAGCGGTATTAATATTGAATCCATGGGTGTTATATCCCTTGCGGAACAACAGGTATAA